A DNA window from Canis lupus familiaris isolate Mischka breed German Shepherd chromosome 10, alternate assembly UU_Cfam_GSD_1.0, whole genome shotgun sequence contains the following coding sequences:
- the RPS19BP1 gene encoding active regulator of SIRT1, with protein sequence MSAALLRRGLELLGAPEAPQGAPGQAKPSGARAKRGRKAKATQAQKLRNSAKGKVPKSALAEFQKQECQGYLGVNLKFMTSARSTVAESVTQQIVRQNRGRKACDRPVAKKKKKKEAEGTVFTEEDFQKFQQEYFGS encoded by the exons ATGTCGGCCGCCCTGCTGCGGCGGGGCCTGGAGCTGCTGGGGGCGCCGGAGG ccccccagggCGCCCCGGGCCAGGCCAAGCCGAGCGGGGCTCGGGCCAAGCGGGGCCGGAAGGCGAAGGCGACCCAAGCCCAGAAACTGCGGAACTCGGCCAAGGGGAAGGTGCCCAAGTCCGCGCTCg CTGAGTTCCAGAAGCAAGAGTGTCAAGGCTACCTCGGAGTCAACCTGAAGTTTATGACCAGCGCAAGAAGTACAGTGGCTGAGTCAGTCACCCAGCAG ATTGTGCGCCAGAACCGGGGCCGCAAGGCCTGTGACCGGCCTGtagccaagaagaaaaagaagaaggaggctGAAGGCACCGTGTTCACCGAGGAAGATTTCCAGAAGTTCCAGCAGGAATACTTCGGCAGCTAG